The genomic interval AACAAACAATGAAACATACAAAATATATCATCAAAGATACCAAAATTCATCATACGGCACAAACAACCTTTTCCGAATAAGGTAATAATAGTaaatttaagtctaacttaTCTCATAAAATcggtttgaaaaataaaatttacttttaatctaTAAGAATTCCATCGCACCCCTCACAGATGAAattagatatttatgcagtaACATAAGTCTAACAAAATTTACTGTAATGAACACTGATATGATATCCTCGTCACACAAAAAACCACATTCAAAATGAGATTTTCAGTCCAGCAAACCAAGGAAACACAAGATGAGGTTTGGTATTCACTCAAAATCATATCCAGCAAAGCCCAtcacaattcataaaaagaGGCAAAagaatcacaatttttttagtgGCATCACAAACTATATTCATCACAAGGTAACTCAATAAATTACACACTAAACCCGCAGCcatagtaaaaatgaaaaaacatggCATGAAAGCAATACTCTGCAACCTGCAAAAGATACTCAGTCACTACCATCAACACTACCGTATTTGACATAACTATTACAATCATTTTCTAATGTAAtctatgttatttctttatccCTCAAAGtttgatataattaaaagatattagaGGTTCTGTTTCGCACTCTAACCGCGTGATGATCTTTCTTTCATATAGGCACATATCGTTTCAACGCTTGCTTCCCCGCCACGGCCACTCCCACGACAGCGCCCCCCACCGCTCCGGCTACCGCCGCTGATCTCACCCCTCTCGCTGCCCGGTACAGTGCGCCGGTGCCGAGCCCCGCTGCGACGCTGTTCCATACGTCGTCGGCGTCTCTCGCCGCCTCGATTCCGCTCTCGATTCCGGCGTAGAGTAACCCTAGTATCCCGACCCGGTTTCCCCAGACCCGACCCGAGTGTCCCGCCGCGTTCAGGACGCGGTTGATTCGGAGCTTCGTTGTGTCGCCGGATTCGAAGGCCCTGACGCCCTCTACGAGTCCTGAGCCGGCACCACCAAGGGCTCCGGCCAGGTAGCCGCATCCGGTGTAGAAGGTGAGGTTCTCGCCCCATGAGCGGCGCTTGCGGCGGGCCTCTTCAACGAAGAGGAACTCCGGCGAGGTTGGGAGGTGGTAGAGGTTTCGAATTGGAGCATCGAGATCCTTGTAGGGATCGTAAGCTCGGGTCCGGGTCTTCGGGTCTGACATGGGGAGAGAGGGTTTTGCAGAAGCTAGGGTTTAGGAATACAAAGTTGATTCTCAaaccataaaagaaaacaaaactcgGTCCGTTAAAGAATCTGTACAATTAGATTCGGTTCGATTGGAGTATGGACCGGGACTTCAGCTCGAACCGGAAGTGAGTTTTAACGAATAAGAACAAGCAGGATTTGGTTCagtattacttgtacgattccacattatttatgaatttaaaattttctaaaatttatatatatatatatatatatatatatatgttatttattatttaataataataattagtttaaaaatcaTCTTTAACGTGTATTCTGATCTAAAACcagttcatattatttttattttatggacTCGTTTTGATTTGACACCAAATGCAGGATAATTGGGAAACGATTTTGGTAAAATATGGTGATGGttaaaaaaggtgaaaatagttaaaatttgtttacatgTAAAGCCAccaaactatttttttcttataattgagtggggttaaatatgtttttttgtctCTCAAcgtcgtttttgtgtttagtccctctttcaaagtatagtacaatttagtctttcaactttagaaaactttggtattagtcctttttaccaaatttttttaactttatttgctgtttcaaatgagtttctcagttaacattgaagcaaaaatgtgtcaaaatgtgtaaacaatctaaatgctataatgtaacgtggttgaaacagcaaataaagtttaaaaaatttggtaaaaaagactaaaaccatagttttctaaagttgaaggactaaattgtcctatactttgaaagagggactaaacacaaaaatgaccaatagttgggggacgaaaaacatatttaaccctaattgaGTGATAAAACACCAATTGTTAATTTTTGGTTATTGATGAACTTGATCTCAACAATTTGACTGTTCATGGCAAACAGCCTGTCAATTTTTAACTTTGATATTCCAATGTCAACACTATGGCATAGTTACCATGTTTCTCTCTTACAATAATTTTTCCACCATTATcataaattggttaaaataaaaaattgaatcaatcatCATTTGtagtaataatttaaatcaattaataatacTCGGTTGATTAGCCTTCACGCTTGAAAAGATGTTTCTATCTATTTGAAGTAATGCATAATTGAGTTCATAATTATTCGATATAATGTGGAATAAGAAGGATAGACCCCAATTTT from Vigna radiata var. radiata cultivar VC1973A chromosome 9, Vradiata_ver6, whole genome shotgun sequence carries:
- the LOC106773803 gene encoding mitochondrial import inner membrane translocase subunit TIM23-2, yielding MSDPKTRTRAYDPYKDLDAPIRNLYHLPTSPEFLFVEEARRKRRSWGENLTFYTGCGYLAGALGGAGSGLVEGVRAFESGDTTKLRINRVLNAAGHSGRVWGNRVGILGLLYAGIESGIEAARDADDVWNSVAAGLGTGALYRAARGVRSAAVAGAVGGAVVGVAVAGKQALKRYVPI